A single Aspergillus chevalieri M1 DNA, chromosome 3, nearly complete sequence DNA region contains:
- a CDS encoding putative nuclear localization protein (COG:S;~EggNog:ENOG410PJAD;~InterPro:IPR013933;~PFAM:PF08624): MYDTSHSAPMNGVAGDLVDGSGTINPAALNNASIALHTPAESSNIVPRGIKRSRSPEFNALTDGDHDDGTDEHARRKRGRPPKIQQRPSTADQASSSTPAASGVQLQTPRMQPQPLPPVGAAVSPPQASPSEKTTPSKATVIKALPTVRDHTTDQLDEQGDEYIPKEFDDAGEKKVDAMGYPQGGREYKCRTFRVAPRGKKLFMLATECARVLGYRDSYLLFNKNRSLHKIIATQVEKDDMIQQDILPYSYRSRQIAIVSARSMFRQFGSRVIVNGRRVRDDYWESKARKQGFTEEDLAGEKRPGAARRDAAAAAEAANANLLPTLTHGDVIYSNALEGMPLPGAPSVSLSQLPIFNMTTTDDPRLREYNSMPRARQEVTGHTYQDRSQPSSAADILNQASHTADFNKILTSQRGFRQRGLEDFYAKQREAAAEAAQSQPGQLDVGQQSTSQSLQTTQIAAGGMANSSAPQPVMSHQSAMMGGSQSGFHPPSHPQAAIAPSPAVRAMPPGMRPELMQRPAALPTQTPPYGYPSQPQQMWGQPPQPQPSPLSSTPVAGMPQYAHLHAAPQHSPSPLPHNVQQPHPSQSPRNQPRPSVPSMSQPFPIHHPQAAQQTPMAASMGFPGATAAPYPAMARAMYPATQGGGQPFMTGTPQPGLAMSMSAGGAVPGWPSAAGGTLQSGPPQPGQSGSPMGWSGY; the protein is encoded by the exons ATGTATGACACTTCCCACTCCGCCCCAATGAATGGAGTCGCGGGTGATCTTGTCGATGGGTCGGGCACTATCAATCCCGCTGCCTTGAATAATG CCTCCATCGCTCTTCACACGCCTGCAGAATCTTCAAATATAGTCCCTCGGGGGATCAAGCGCAGTCGGAGCCCGGAATTCAATGCACTTACAGATGGAGACCATGATGATG GAACCGATGAGCACGCTCGTCGGAAACGAGGGCGTCCTCCAAAAATTCAACAACGGCCATCTACTGCTGATCAAGCTTCGTCCTCTACACCAGCCGCTTCAGGTGTCCAACTCCAAACGCCGCGCATGCAGCCACAACCGCTTCCGCCGGTGGGCGCCGCCGTGTCACCACCGCAGGCTTCGCCTTCGGAGAAGACCACTCCATCTAAGGCCACTGTGATCAAGGCACTTCCGACCGTTCGCGACCACACCACGGACCAACTCGATGAGCAGGGGGACGAATACATCCCCAAGGAGTTCGACGATGCCGGTGAGAAAAAAGTGGATGCCATGGGTTATCCCCAAGGCGGTCGGGAATACAAATGCCGAACCTTCCGCGTCGCTCCTCGCGGCAAGAAACTCTTCATGCTTGCGACCGAATGTGCGCGTGTCCTGGGATATCGCGACTCATATCTCTTGTTCAACAAAAATCGTTCGCTACATAAAATTATCGCGACGCAGGTGGAAAAGGATGACATGATCCAGCAGGACATCCTGCCATACTCGTATCGATCCCGCCAGATCGCCATTGTTTCAGCCAGGTCCATGTTCCGCCAGTTCGGCAGCCGAGTCATTGTCAACGGACGAAGAGTACGCGACGACTACTGGGAGAGCAAGGCTCGGAAACAAGGATTCACTGAGGAAGATTTGGCCGGAGAAAAGCGACCAGGTGCCGCCAGGCGTGACGCGGCTGCTGCGGCCGAGGCTGCGAACGCCAATCTATTACCAACCCTAACCCACGGCGACGTGATTTACAGCAACGCGCTCGAGGGGATGCCCCTGCCCGGTGCGCCGTCCGTCTCCCTTTCGCAGCTTCCGATCTTCAATATGACCACCACCGACGACCCTCGACTGCGCGAGTACAACAGTATGCCGCGTGCGCGCCAGGAGGTTACCGGCCATACCTACCAGGATCGTAGCCAGCCCAGTTCGGCGGCGGACATTCTGAATCAGGCGTCGCATACAGCGGATTTTAATAAAATCTTGACCTCGCAGCGTGGATTTCGCCAAAGGGGCCTGGAGGATTTTTATGCCAAGCAGCGTGaggcagcagcagaagcagcgCAGTCGCAGCCCGGGCAGCTCGACGTGGGCCAGCAGTCGACATCACAATCTCTACAGACCACTCAGATTGCCGCGGGAGGAATGGCGAATTCGTCCGCGCCGCAGCCTGTCATGTCTCATCAAAGTGCCATGATGGGCGGTAGTCAGTCCGGTTTCCATCCGCCATCGCACCCGCAAGCGGCGATCGCCCCATCGCCTGCAGTACGAGCCATGCCACCAGGCATGCGACCAGAGCTGATGCAGCGACCGGCTGCCCTGCCAACGCAGACGCCTCCCTATGGATATCCGTCGCAGCCGCAACAAATGTGGGGTCAGCCACCTCAACCACAGCCATCACCGTTGTCTAGCACGCCGGTCGCCGGCATGCCCCAGTACGCGCACCTCCACGCTGCACCACAACACTCGCCATCGCCTCTGCCGCACAATGTTCAGCAACCGCATCCTTCGCAATCACCTCGCAACCAACCTCGTCCGTCCGTACCCTCGATGTCGCAACCATTTCCTATTCATCACCCCCAGGCAGCGCAGCAGACACCTATGGCGGCATCCATGGGATTTCCCGGGGCTACGGCTGCCCCATATCCCGCCATGGCTCGAGCCATGTATCCCGCCACTCAAGGCGGGGGTCAACCCTTCATGACCGGAACACCGCAACCTGGACTCGCCATGAGCATGAGTGCGGGAGGTGCTGTCCCCGGCTGGCCATCAGCTGCTGGTGGGACGCTCCAATCCGGACCCCCCCAACCGGGTCAGTCCGGAAGTCCCATGGGATGGTCGGGTTACTGA
- the SIT2_2 gene encoding siderochrome iron transporter 2 (COG:G;~EggNog:ENOG410QE3G;~InterPro:IPR011701,IPR036259;~PFAM:PF07690;~TransMembrane:14 (i72-91o97-123i135-152o164-182i191-212o224-244i277-296o308-328i348-370o390-407i414-432o444-467i479-501o554-575i);~go_function: GO:0022857 - transmembrane transporter activity [Evidence IEA];~go_process: GO:0055085 - transmembrane transport [Evidence IEA]): MGILEFARGSENTATEANVAENKPETKSPEARDLGDINSQPDHATENAHLGLQKVEAVALVWSKKVVWCTYAWIWVCFFLLALQSAISIIAQQTAFAGFMAAPAISTANILASIVGGVLKLPVGKILNIWGRSEGLCASLVVYLLGLIILASCNGPSSYAAGYVLYWVGYDAIYLILQVFIADTSGLRNRAFAFAFASTPFICTAFTGPLAGENFVNKTGGWRWAYGAFCIIMPAVFLPLAAVFKFHERKGQRLGLYKHVHSGRTIMQSIVHYFREFDVIGALLLMAGWILILLPFSLASYGRAEYKSATFIAMFIVGFFTLFLFAAWEKFVARVHFVDYKLIKKRTVLGACVLTTVTNFSFYCWDLYFLNFCTVVFNLSQGMAGYMMQIYNVGSCFWGVVIGIWMRFTKEFKYTCLCFAAPLLILGAGLMIKFRGEGGDDIGYVIMCQIFIAFGGGTLVIGQEMAVMAASDRQGVPMMLALIGLCQSLGLATGGAVQSAIYNNLFVDALRSKLPGDMKSQAMEISNAGYLVQKEYPLGSVQRNAVNYAWGYSQKYGCIAATAILALALPSIAIWKNYRLDKKQNKGTVL; encoded by the exons ATGGGTATTCTGGAGTTTGCTCGAGGTTCCGAAAATACCGCGACTGAGGCCAATGTTGCAG AGAACAAGCCGGAGACAAAGAGTCCGGAGGCACGCGATTTAGGAGATATCAACTCGCAGCCAGACCATGCTACTGAAAACGCCCATTTGGGCTTGCAAAAGGTTGAAGCTGTCGCATTAGTATGGAGTAAAAAGGTTGTGTGGTGTACATACGCCTG GATTTGGGTTTGTTTCTTCTTACTGGCACTTCAGTCAGCTATCAGCATCATTGCCCAGCAAACAGCCTTTGCTGGTTTTATGGCCGCGCCAGCCATCAGTACGGCGAATATCCTGGCCAGCATCGTTGGTGGTGTGCTCAAGCTACCCGTTGGTAAAATTCTGAACATTTGGGGTCGATCTGAAGGGCTGTGCGCCTCTTTGGTTGTCTACCTCCTAGGTCTCATTATATTGGCATCATGCAACGGTCCCTCGTCATACGCGGCAGGCTATGTATTATACTGGGTCGGCTACGATGCCATTTATCTTATTTTGCAGGTCTTCATCGCCGATACATCTGGCCTGCGGAACAGAGCCTTCGCCTTTGCCTTTGCAAGTACTCCATTCATTTGTACAGCATTTACTGGTCCATTGGCCGGGGAAAACTTCGTGAACAAAACCGGTGGGTGGCGCTGGGCCTACGGCGCCTTCTGCATCATTATGCCAGCTGTCTTCTTGCCTCTCGCTGCGGTGTTCAAGTTTCACGAGCGGAAGGGACAGAGATTGGGCCTCTACAAACATGTGCATAGTGGTCGTACTATCATGCAGTCCATCGTGCATTATTTTCGTGAGTTTGATG TTATTGGTGCCCTATTACTGATGGCTGGTTGGATTCTCATTCTCCTGCCCTTCAGCTTGGCATCCTACGGTCGAGCCGAGTACAAGAGTGCCACTTTCATTGCGATGTTTATCGTTGGTTTCTTCACGCTCTTCCTATTTGCTGCCTGGGAGAAGTTCGTTGCTCGCGTGCACTTTGTTGATTATAAGCTTATCAAGAAGCGCACGGTGTTGGGTGCTTGCGTTCTCACCACTGTCACCAATTTCAGTTTCTACTGCTGGGATTTATATTTCCTCAACTTCTGCACTGTTGTGTTTAACCTTAGCCAGGGTATGGCTGGCTATATGATGCAGATCTACAATGTCGGCTCATGCTTCTGGGGTGTTGTGATCGGGATCTGGATGCGCTTCACCAAGGAATTCAAATACACTTGTCTGTGTTTCGCAGCACCCCTCTTGATCCTGGGGGCTGGCCTAATGATCAAGTTCCGTGGTGAGGGTGGTGATGACATCGGATATGTTATCATGTGTCAGATCTTCATTGCTTTCGGAGGTGGTACATTGGTTATCGGCCAGGAGATGGCTGTCATGGCTGCATCTGACCGGCAAGGAGTCCCAATGATGCTGGCACTCATTGGTCTCTGCCAAAGCCTGGGTCTTGCCACTGGAGGCGCTGTCCAGTCGGCCATCTACAACAACCTTTTTGTTGATGCGCTGCGATCGAAACTGCCGGGTGACATGAAGTCTCAAGCCATGGAGATCTCTAATGCTGGTTATCTGGTTCAGAAAGAATACCCTCTGGGCTCCGTCCAACGTAACGCCGTCAATTACGCCTGGGGATACAGCCAGAAGTACGGCTGCATTGCTGCCACAGCGATTCTGGCGCTCGCTCTTCCGAGCATTGCCATATGGAAGAACTACCGCTTAGACAAGAAGCAGAACAAGGGCACAGTGCTCTAA
- a CDS encoding uncharacterized protein (COG:S;~EggNog:ENOG410PXX7) has product MPKHDVYEDVPPENSDKPYNTTALWPLGENWMALAEMFRIETYEFSYPYSNVETPGSETQLRWQNFQFAIARLTSSELINCGFLCAFADILPSGQSYPDFEKRKVGRP; this is encoded by the exons ATGCCCAAGCATGATGTGTATGAGGATGTTCCCCCTGAGAATTCCGATAAGCCCTATAACACCACCGCATTATGGCCGCTTGGAGAAAACTGGATGGCATTGGCTGAGATGTTTCGAATAGAGACATATG AATTCTCCTATCCCTACTCCAATGTCGAAACACCCGGAAGCGAAACCCAACTTCGCTGGCAAAACTTCCAATTTGCCATTGCACGACTCACCTCGTCGGAGCTGATCAACTGTGGCTTCCTCTGCGCCTTCGCCGACATTCTCCCATCCGGCCAGAGCTATCCCGACTTCGAGAAACGCAAGGTAGGAAGACCATAG